In a single window of the Streptomyces sp. HUAS ZL42 genome:
- a CDS encoding MFS transporter produces MTPFATHTQASSEAIRHKRWRARTVLLLGMLVFFAYGYDLYALQTVAPSLLNHPTWDVTPGTLGTLASVTALGEAIGAFAGGQMSDVYGRRTPIAICVAWISGCMLAAGLVTSLPAFGATRFLLGIGLGALAPLVCAVVVDWARVGRRSLYCGTALSAIPLGGVAAASAGRGFLPGTDFQWMFLVGVLPILLVPACWHLIPAAAPEEASLPDRATRRDTHVVSNEWWALFEPGWLVASILFSIASFIGLLLIYGTSSWLPSLMTDAGYDLDSTLELVLVFNCGAVAGTLLFSMLADWIPAKICVVCLFLSAVVALRALTTAEGHTALLAAVALAGAGILGAQNVINSYVARYYPHQIRGTALGFTLGVGRFGSLLGPSYLTFLIGVNSDAKVGFYALVAPALIGAVVVFLVPRGRRSERLRAS; encoded by the coding sequence ATGACACCATTCGCAACGCACACCCAGGCCAGCAGCGAGGCGATACGACACAAACGTTGGCGAGCACGCACCGTCCTGCTGCTGGGCATGCTCGTCTTCTTCGCCTACGGCTACGACCTGTACGCCCTGCAGACCGTTGCGCCGTCCCTGCTGAACCACCCCACCTGGGACGTCACACCCGGCACCTTGGGCACGCTGGCCAGCGTCACCGCGCTGGGCGAGGCGATCGGTGCCTTCGCCGGCGGCCAGATGAGCGACGTCTACGGCCGCAGGACTCCGATCGCGATCTGCGTCGCTTGGATCTCGGGCTGCATGCTGGCCGCGGGACTGGTCACCAGCTTGCCGGCGTTCGGCGCCACCCGCTTCCTGCTGGGCATCGGCCTCGGGGCACTGGCCCCTCTCGTCTGTGCCGTTGTCGTGGACTGGGCCCGGGTGGGGCGGCGTTCGCTGTACTGCGGCACGGCGCTGTCGGCCATCCCGCTCGGGGGTGTGGCGGCGGCGAGCGCCGGTCGCGGCTTCCTGCCGGGCACGGACTTCCAATGGATGTTCCTGGTAGGGGTCCTGCCCATCCTGCTGGTGCCGGCCTGCTGGCATCTGATTCCCGCCGCGGCGCCTGAGGAGGCATCCCTTCCCGACCGGGCCACGCGCCGGGACACCCACGTGGTCTCAAACGAGTGGTGGGCCCTGTTCGAGCCCGGCTGGCTGGTGGCGAGCATCCTGTTCTCCATTGCCTCCTTCATCGGGCTGCTGCTGATCTACGGGACGAGCTCATGGCTGCCCTCCCTGATGACGGATGCGGGCTACGACCTCGACTCCACGCTCGAACTCGTCCTCGTGTTCAACTGCGGAGCCGTCGCCGGAACGCTGCTGTTCTCCATGCTCGCCGACTGGATCCCGGCAAAGATCTGCGTCGTCTGCCTGTTCCTCTCCGCCGTGGTGGCGCTGCGGGCTCTGACCACTGCCGAAGGGCACACCGCGCTCCTGGCCGCGGTTGCGCTGGCCGGCGCCGGCATCCTGGGCGCACAGAACGTCATCAACTCCTACGTGGCCCGTTACTACCCCCATCAGATACGTGGCACCGCCCTCGGATTCACTCTCGGAGTCGGACGCTTCGGCTCCCTCCTCGGCCCCAGCTACCTGACCTTCCTGATCGGCGTGAACTCCGATGCCAAGGTCGGCTTCTACGCTCTCGTCGCACCGGCGCTGATCGGGGCGGTCGTCGTCTTCCTGGTGCCCCGCGGACGGCGATCGGAGCGGCTCCGGGCGTCCTGA
- a CDS encoding VOC family protein, translating to MPLHRIEQLTLGVPDVAAAAAFYEDFGLVRGDTTPTGSAEPGLVLGTTDGGDQLRLVHSDRRRLLEATFAADDPDDLARIARRLQHLDFPVPVTTTGTGKKTQCGAVEPATGVSVRIVVRSRLVQPPVPAPVYNGPGRTARIAQRAPGLLRPDPVRPRRLGHFVLGTTDFDTTRQFFTDGLEFKVSDIVKDVGVFLRCSTDHHNLLVQRAPVPFLHHTSWQVDDVDEIGRGAMSMLERDPGRHVWGLGRHYAGSNFFWYLKDPAGNFAEYHSDMDCIPEDALWTPEELEGARGLFQWGPPPPPSFIKPEDLADMMISSHP from the coding sequence GTGCCACTGCACAGGATCGAACAGCTGACTCTCGGAGTCCCCGACGTCGCCGCTGCCGCCGCTTTCTACGAGGACTTCGGCCTCGTCCGAGGCGACACCACGCCCACCGGAAGTGCCGAACCCGGCCTCGTCCTCGGCACCACCGACGGTGGCGACCAGCTCCGCCTCGTGCACAGCGACCGGCGCCGGCTGCTGGAAGCCACGTTCGCCGCCGACGACCCCGACGACCTGGCACGCATCGCGCGCCGACTGCAGCACCTGGACTTCCCGGTGCCGGTCACCACGACCGGCACCGGCAAGAAAACCCAGTGCGGGGCAGTCGAACCAGCCACCGGCGTCAGCGTCCGGATCGTCGTCCGCTCACGCCTGGTGCAACCGCCCGTACCTGCTCCGGTGTACAACGGCCCCGGTCGCACGGCCCGCATCGCCCAGCGCGCCCCCGGCCTGCTGCGCCCCGATCCGGTCCGGCCGCGTCGACTGGGCCACTTCGTCCTGGGCACGACCGACTTCGACACCACGCGCCAGTTCTTCACCGACGGACTGGAGTTCAAGGTCAGCGACATCGTCAAGGACGTCGGAGTGTTTCTGCGATGCTCCACCGACCACCACAATCTGCTCGTCCAGCGCGCTCCGGTGCCCTTTCTGCACCACACCAGCTGGCAGGTCGACGACGTCGACGAGATCGGCCGCGGCGCGATGAGCATGCTTGAGAGGGACCCTGGCCGTCATGTGTGGGGACTGGGCCGCCACTACGCCGGAAGCAACTTCTTCTGGTACCTGAAGGACCCGGCCGGCAACTTCGCCGAGTACCACAGCGACATGGACTGCATACCTGAAGACGCCCTGTGGACCCCGGAGGAGCTCGAAGGAGCACGCGGGCTCTTTCAGTGGGGTCCGCCGCCCCCGCCCTCCTTCATCAAGCCCGAAGACTTGGCGGACATGATGATCTCCAGCCACCCGTGA